The Perca fluviatilis chromosome 18, GENO_Pfluv_1.0, whole genome shotgun sequence genomic interval AGACTCCTGAGATCAgcaaacgctgaccaatcagagcatggccgtgggcagtatgagaaagagaagtgtttttgaacatcaaaacatgtaaacatgttcgagtagaaacacaaaatacaagtaggcctatgaacctgaaaatggtatataataggtctcctttaaagTAAAGGTAAAAGTTGTACTGAAGGCATTACAGTGTATTCATAGAACAACCTGGTTATGTTTTTGTGATAAGGTTCATCAATtacctgtactgtacatgccaGTGCAGATTAAAATGTTAACATATGGTGAGGCAGAAGCACTTTGCTTACTGTATTGGATTatgttcttcatcttcttccagACTGTGAACTGCAGGTTCCCCAGGTGTTTGGCCTCATCGATCAGGGCTTCTGATGGAGTCTCTGGGTTTGGCAGGTTGCATTGAGATCTAAAGGAATATTATGCAGCCATAGACTAcaagtcaaatattttttaaatacccCAAATTAGTAGAATTTGTGTTTGGTGCAAAGCCTTAAAGTTATAATCCTTTAAGATTTTTATCAAATCCAACCCATTTTTCTCTATTAGTGAAAGCtggtatttatttttctctagaCGTATTTACACTCATTAGTATCGACTCTAGTAATTCCACTTTTCCAAATTTGTGTTAACTTCCCCACCTTAGATCAAGCTCCCTCTCCTCTAAACTTTTGAATGGGATGCATCCAGGACTCTCCCCCCGCCCCACGGTGAATGATACCGTCCCAAACTACCATCAGCCCTGACCATCATTCAGCTGTGATTTGATAGGTGTACAGTATGCGACTTACCGCACCATAGTGTCTTTGACATTCTGTCAAATAAAGAGAAAACGGGCTAGTAAATCAACACCTAtaattatttaacattttcaatATTAATTATTAGTTATAAATTAACATAGGTAATCACTGAGTACCAGCATGAATGAGAAGTCCTCAGCCTTCATCTCCCTCTCTATGGTTTGGATTTTGTCTGTGAGCGAGGAGATCTCTGTGGTCAAATTAACCATCCTGATGTTCATTGCTTCACTCTTGAGCGTGGCCTCGTTTCTCACTGCATCGATCCTCGCAGCCTCCTCTGCTCGCAGGAACTGGTAAAGCTTCTGAAACTCCTCTTTGATTGTCTTCTCCGTTTGCTGAGCCTGGAGCTGAGGAGAAAACACCTTTGTGATGGAAATCGACGACACATGTTGCTTTCTGCCTCTATAACCATAACAGTATGTCTGTGACTTACCTTAATGTGGCTTGCCATTTTATCACAGGTGAGTTTTTGTGCTTTAAATGACCCCAGTTTGGTTTTTAAATGCAACACCTTAAGCTTCAGTTTAGCCTGCAAATAAAGCTGCATGTTAAATACATAGCAAACAGGGGATTATTTACACAACACCTACATTTGCCTGTATGAGCAACATGAAGAATTATTTCTAAAATTATTTTAACTGCCAAAAGCAAAATCTCTCTCAGTTGttttcattaaaatatatattttcttacCCTACAGGGTTCTGCCGCTTCGTTGATGGGGGCGCAGTTGTGTTTCTTATGTTTTTGTGCATCCCTACAAATCACACAGATGAGCTGTTGATCATCCTGACAGAAGAGCTTGAGTTTTTCACTGTGCAGACTGCAGATCTCCTTAGATTTAGCTCTCTGACTTTTCTTCTCTTGTCTCAAAGTGTCAGACAGGTTTCTCAGTGCCAGATTACGTGGAGGCTGAGCCATTGGAAATATTTCCTTACAGACCGGGCATGTCTGGAGTCCGCTCTGTCTCCACCACTCCTGAAGACAGTGTTTACAGAAGCTGTGACCGCACAACAAGACGAGAGGATCCTTAAAAATATCACAGCACACAGGGCAGGTGCAATCCACCTCAGACGGTGAGACGTTGGCTGCCATTCTGATCGGACAGCTAACTTACTTTCACTTTCACAGATTCACTCGTATTTGCTCAGCCAGAGCTCAGGTTCAGTACTTTTAGTTCCAGGAGCTTTTAATAAACATACCTAAATCCCCTGTTACATCAACAAAAGCCCTATTTGCTGGATTGTCTTAGTTTATTTTGATTTCTAATACATTCCCGCGAAGCAGTTTTAGGTGCTGACTTCTCGTCACTTCTTCCTGTTTTCTGTATAACAAGGGAGGAGTCTCTGCAGTTGTGTCCTGCCCTGTGCAAACAGAAATACATTAATCTGGTTTAGCCAAAGAATAAGGAAAGACATTAACCTGTTTATCCGATTGGTTTCTATTTCACAAAATGGCGAACCTACTGTAGATCATACAACATGTACACCTCACTATTGTAAGGGAAGAGTAACATTAAGATACCAAGTGCCAACACAAATCGAGTAGTGGAaaataactaagtacatttactcaagttcaATTATAAAGGAATATGTAGCTACTTTACTTGACTGTGTTAAAAACGAGATCTGCAATTAGGAACAATCCACCTTAAATCACCAACACACTTTCACAATATACCTTGATTGGTGATTTCTGTAAGTACTATGATAATAGTTTTAAGGATCAACTAACATCGTAGGCCTATATGATTTACCATTACTAGAGATTTCCAGTCCAGGGACCATTGATTTTAGGTGAAAGAAGAACTTTAACTTCACAAAACATGTGAGATCTAGTGTTGAAAGTTTTCCAGTGATTATAGAATTATTACTTCCCAGAAATATGTCACTGTTTTCCCAGGATTCCACCTGTTGATTGCCACTAATCGGCCCTATAGCTCATCTGTTCTGCATATATGAAAAGCAGCATGGTTTACATTTACAGTTTCCTTCTGCTCCTCTGTTATCTAAACATATGTTTTGCCACACAGCTTTATTGTTAACTGCCATTTTagcatgatacatttttttttagaataaatCATTGCAGGTGAAAAGTTCATCCAGTTTACTGCAATCACAGCAATCATGGTTGTACTATATCTACGACAGTTGCCTGGTTGTGGCAATGAGGTATGGAGATGGTGTTTTCTTCAGAATATACATAGTCAGCAGTTTATGAACACACTTGCTAAAAAGAAAATAGGATCAAGCTGGTATTTATCTAAGAAAATGGGACCAAATTTTGGAAAGAATTCCTGCGAAATATCTACGAGGATCTCAATTCCTGGTATTCAACCTTTATGATATCTCATCAATGGTGAGAGTGGATGGGGGCAGTAACGTCAACTATCCTGCAGGAGCAGATGGGAAAATTcctatatacacatataataaCACAAAATGCATATAACCTTATTACTctaatgcacacacattcacattaaaGCACACACATGCGCTACACACGTCCCAGCAGTGAAAATCACAAGTGATTTGCCCCTTGACCGCTGCAGCAATAGCTATCAAAGGCTAACTATTTTAACATGACAGCACACACCCCACCATTTGGCCAGCTGGTGTGGTATACTCTttaccttctctctctttttcctttcctcaCACAAACTTGAAAGGAGAAAACCTAATCAATCTTTCTGGCAGTGTTCAGACTGTGTTCTCTCCTTTTCAGTCTCCTCTAACAGCACAACATAAGAGGTAAGAAGGTGagaggaaacaaaaaaacaatttaaatatcttttttgttttgggcTGCTCCAATTATGTGACAGATCAAGATAAAAGCTTAATTGTAGTATAATATGTTTATTGTGTCTGCACCAAAATTTAGCCTCAGTCATTTTTGGTTCAGTGTGGTTTGATAAGGtttgtgtgtcggtgtgtaAAAACCTCAGTATTGAGGTTGTCTATCAAACTGATAGTCTatagtggtggaggaagtactcagACCTGCAAATGTTACTTAAGGATATTGTATAATCAGTGAAATGCCCTTATTaagtaaaaatacattaatgCTCACATTTGTGAAGCTGGAAACAATTAAATAGATTACCAATATTTGccaatacattttttgtcaatTGATTAATTGGCTAAGGGTTTCAACTGTACTTTtcatatgttttgtgtgcaaaatcttaatttgtaaagtaactaaagtttttatttttatttttgggtaGTAGAGTAATATAGGTATAAAGTGgcataatattaaaataattatgtaaaggacaagtaccttaaatttgtatttgtacttgagtaaatctacttagttacatttcaccactACGAGCTCAGCAACATAACTTCAAGCTCATGTCACTTCACAGACTTTCCCCACTTACCTCTCCTACACTCGTGTGATTATTAGGGCTGGGGATAGTGGTGTGGGGGTGGATTCATGTGAGTCTGTTCCTATACTTAAATATTATGTCCATAACCATAAAACATTCAATCCACATAAAGCCAAATGTTCTGGATCTGGCCACAGTAGCCTCCCCAGGGTGGTGCAGTAAAACCGCCCTGAGCCGCCATTAGGTGGGAGCTGGAAGAAATACGGGACAGAGGCTGGGACCGAATGAGAGCCAGAGCACAGCTGATGGTAAACTAATTTTGTTGACCTgatataccccccccccccaacacacacacacacacacacacacacacacattcagtatgtgttgtgttcacacaaacacacacacacagtgcatgtCTATGTGGGACACACATACTGTTCTGTATCGTCATGCTTCCACTCAAGTGAGGAGTCTCTTAGGACGTTGAATGTGGGACAAAATCACACTcttgttctctttctctctctctctctctctctctctctctctctctctctctccctctttccatcTCTTCCCTCAACTGCTCTCACAAACTTGATCACCATCTCAGCGAGTAAGGCATATGCTCCATCATTTGCCTTGAGGGACAAAAGAGTGGGAAGGAATTCAGCGAGACATTGTAGCACTTCTCTTCAGACTCTTGGAGAGAGaagtgctgtgtttgtgtgtgttaacagCGTTCAGCTGCACAGCTTTCCTGTCTGTGACACAGAAGAAACTCTATACAAGTCTAAATCTGGACTTGATATTCAATGTACACAATTTTAAATGGAAAGAAGAAAACATCAGTCATGTTCTTTACATGATAAATAGCTGCAATTATGTCTGAAAGGGGTTGTATGTTAATGCTAGAAATCATTTTGTAAAGGCGTATGTCAAGCCTTTAAATTGTAAAGCCTTAATTTGAAATTGCCACATGAAGGTAATAGAAGCATGTGATACTAAAACCACTGTCTGCCTATCTGATGCCCGCGGGCTATTTTCTATCTCTCTGAGGAATAAAGGGATACATTGCAGTGATTACAGGaggccacacacaaaaaaagaaagaaaaaaacatgcagaAAATAATTTATATTCAGTGTTAACTTTCTTTTACTGTGTTATGTTTGTCTCTATCTGTCACCGGACACTAATAAAGAGTCAGCAAAAAAAGTTGTAAGTGTAACTGGAGTGGCAGCTCCTCGGCAGGACATTACAGGAATTTACGATGTGTTAAATGTTTCCTTTGTTCCTCCCTGTGGCAGCTCGCTCCGGCAATTAGGGAAGGCAGCGGCCTGCAATGAGATCATTATCCCTCCCTTTCTATCTCAAACATCATTTCCATGCAGAattatttgattgattgatagattgatttattgattgatttatacTTCCAACAGTAAGTCATAATTGAATCAGCGTTATTTTAACGTGTTTATAAAAAATAACCCTTGCACTTGCATCTTCATCTAGCTGACAGAAACACGAAAGCAGCACGCATCGGACTCGTGCACCACCATCTTAATTGACCGAATAGATTAATTAAATATCGCTTTCGTCTTTCTTTTAAAATTGTGATCAAATCTGAAACCCAACTGTGGCACTTTGCCAAAGTCTAAAATTCTGTGCACTCCGCCCCTGAAATAAACCCCATGCGCCATTCCATTTGGCAAACCAATTTGGGATGGAGGGTGGGGGCAGGAAAGGGAGAGGTATAGGTTAGCTGTAGTAATAATCATAAATCACCTCTGAAATGCTGCCATGTCACATGCCAGACTGCGCTACTAATGACCAAGCCCATCTTTCACCGGGTATTTTTATCTGAGTGCCCTGACACTCGACTTCTGGAAGCGTCCTCTCGTTTTACGTCGTCAGCACCTTGGCCCGGCCTGAGCACAAGTTCCTCACATATCTATAAATACCAGCCAGCTCTGTGACTTGGCAAAGGGACCCACAGTCCACGGCACTAAACATCTTGGGGCTtagcccccaccccccccaccccagcaTCACCCACTGGAGAACAGCTGGCTAAAAAAAATAGATCCATCTGCCACTGCCTTCAAAATTCCAAAGTGGTTTCAGTTCAATTAAACCTGTTGAAATTGACTTACTAAAAGTAGCAAACAGCGCATTGGTTCAGTTAAAGACCACCTGTAGGATTCATTTCTAACACTGCAGGTGTAGTTAAAGCATCAACATAGATTAGTGCTTGTTGACTCATGTATATACCCAGCAGAATTGCACAAACACCTGTACATGCTTACTTTGTGCAGAATGTTCTGCCAAGTTTTTTAAGCTTGCTGGCATGTGGCACTAGAGACTGCAGGTCAGTGACAGCTTCCTGCTA includes:
- the LOC120547287 gene encoding zinc-binding protein A33-like; translated protein: MAANVSPSEVDCTCPVCCDIFKDPLVLLCGHSFCKHCLQEWWRQSGLQTCPVCKEIFPMAQPPRNLALRNLSDTLRQEKKSQRAKSKEICSLHSEKLKLFCQDDQQLICVICRDAQKHKKHNCAPINEAAEPCRAKLKLKVLHLKTKLGSFKAQKLTCDKMASHIKLQAQQTEKTIKEEFQKLYQFLRAEEAARIDAVRNEATLKSEAMNIRMVNLTTEISSLTDKIQTIEREMKAEDFSFMLNVKDTMVRSQCNLPNPETPSEALIDEAKHLGNLQFTVWKKMKNIIQYTPVTLDPNTGSSMLTISEHMTRSTMSDKSQALPNNPERLYNSDVFGSEGFRSGKHSWDVVVGGDFWAVGVAAKTSEKIWAIYRCSCTDILRELTPEDYVKSVGLPIHSFPQTVRVQLDYDHGILSFFDLDRKTPVHTIKYTFPEMVFPYFRDYAKVLPAELSVRIRQPR